A region from the Triticum aestivum cultivar Chinese Spring chromosome 3D, IWGSC CS RefSeq v2.1, whole genome shotgun sequence genome encodes:
- the LOC123073734 gene encoding putative E3 ubiquitin-protein ligase SINA-like 6 translates to MSSDGIEATGTRSTEEPMMETKRRRTGKEGSVAGDGTIALEALDCTVCYHPLRPPVFQCAVGHVICSSCHDKLKNKNKCHACAITGGYNRCIAIDHILESIQAPCSNSIYGCTVKTRYLERQEHEKSCPLAPCFCPEAGCGFSGLTTQLLHHLTDDHKIPVTEFPSGWCLTLEIQQSMRVLHMKEEEGGPMFLAKFTPVPPFGNVVSILCVDPHAVPGEREFRCEVDFYCNTLGLRQLSNFQIVSTSLSDGFPAELGSNPFLVPTVSSNSPTTSSSLTIRIAKIILDRPLSDWRWKSRS, encoded by the exons ATGTCGAGCGACGGAATCGAGGCGACGGGCACGAGGTCCACGGAGGAACCGatgatggagacgaaaaggaggaGAACGGGGAAGGAGGGGTCCGTCGCTGGCGACGGCACCATCGCTCTCGAAGCGCTGGACTGCACCGTCTGCTACCACCCGCTCAGGCCTCCCGTCTTCCAG TGTGCGGTTGGGCATGTGATATGTTCGTCTTGCCACGACAAgctcaagaacaagaacaagtgcCACGCTTGTGCCATCACTGGAGGCTACAACCGTTGCATAGCGATCGACCACATCCTGGAGTCTATCCAGGCCCCTTGCTCCAACTCCATATACGGTTGCACCGTCAAGACGCGTTACCTCGAGCGACAGGAACACGAGAAGTCATGCCCACTTGCGCCGTGCTTCTGCCCCGAAGCTGGCTGCGGTTTCTCCGGCTTGACCACCCAGCTCCTGCACCATCTCACCGACGATCACAAGATACCAGTTACAGAGTTTCCATCTGGATGGTGTCTCACCCTCGAGATACAGCAGAGTATGCGAGTTCTCCACATgaaagaagaagaaggcggccCCATGTTCCTAGCTAAGTTCACACCAGTGCCGCCTTTTGGCAATGTTGTCTCCATCTTGTGCGTTGATCCTCATGCCGTGCCGGGGGAGCGCGAGTTTAGGTGTGAGGTTGATTTCTACTGCAACACCCTGGGTTTGCGACAGCTTTCAAATTTCCAGATTGTAAGCACCAGTCTTTCAGACGGCTTCCCAGCGGAGCTTGGCAGCAACCCATTTCTTGTGCCAACAGTTTCTTCTAACTCGCCCACTACCAGCAGCAGCCTAACCATCCGCATTGCAAAGATAATCCTTGACAGGCCTTTGAGTGACTGGCGTTGGAAATCAAGATCGTAG